GCCGGGGACCCGTCGCATTCCTGATGGCCGTTAGTATGTCCATTTTGCTTAGGCCCGCCAGGGGATGAATGGAGTCTAGGGTGCGGCCAAAGGTCTCGTGGAATATGTAACAGATTCGGGCGCCACCGCACAGTTCGGTGGTTTCAATATTCCTAGCCGTACCCTCGATTGTGGAGCAGTATGCACTGGCGAACTTGGTGATGATTTGCAACAGCGTCTGACTCTTGTCCGAAACATCCTCGCCATAGGAGTTTAGTAGAGATTGGAACTGCGTTGACATTATGTTTACACGGGTCTGCAAGAAACGGGTCTTCTATTAGTACATACTTCAAAATCGTTACAGAAAACAAACATTGCGAGCGATCAGCACATACGATCCTGATatccatttaaaaatatataatattcgctttcactttttgtttatttcgaCAATTTCTATGATAGACATTCTGTCaagaaatttgtttattttttttgatttgaaaGTTATAGGAAATAGAGCCGAcctttaattgaattttaatacTAGACACCTTTTAAATAAACTGAAGTTATTTAATACACCAGCACTCACCTTTAAATCCGGCAGGCAGTCGCGGATGTGGTGCATCAACAGCCGATTGAGAGTTTTGGCCAGGTAGGGTGTGCCGTTTCGAGTGGCTAGAGTGGGGTACTTCCTTTGCAAGAAGGCAGCCTCATCCTTCATCTGTTCGTCGATGTGCTTCTGGTCCATTATGTCTTTTTGCGAGCGGTTCATCACGCCGATGATGCCTAGCTTTACGGGAATGACTCGGCCGCAGAGGATGTCTATGGCATCAGTGCCGGCGTCCATCAGGTCCAGCTTGGTGACCACAGCCAGAGTGCGGCGACCGTCGGGATCCACGTCTTTGGCCAGCTTCAGCGCCTCGCTGGTGGCCATGTCCGTATTGGCCGCCGTTACGGCCAGGATTATTGAATTGGGGTTCTCAATGTATTTGAGCACCAAGTCTTTGATCTGCGCCTCGATGTCTTCCGGCTGATCCCCCACCGGCACCTTGGTGATGCCTGGCAGGTCCACGAGCGTCAGGTTGACCACATTTGTGGAGAATATCTTTAAGTTTATGGGCTCTGGGCAGATTCCTTTGTTATTGCCAGCAGCACGTTCCGTTTCGTTTTCGATTTCTTTACGAATCTCGTCGAAGTCCGTGTAGCACTTCTTGGAGTGTAGGAAACGGCCCCACTCCTCGGCATTGGAGGTACCTACAAAGGGGACTTGATTAGGGTTACGTCTTCATGGTTGTGGATGAATGAACTCACCGTTTTCGGCAGAGCGGTGTTCGCGGTCATCGAGGGGGCAGTAGATCAGTTGCAATACTAGGGGACGGCGGGTGACGATTCCTGTTCCACGCGGAAGAAAGGAGCGACCTACCACGCTTTCGATGACGGAACTCTTGCCGGAGCTCTGGAAATCAGAGGTGTGAGAAACGCAATGAGTTTAAAAACAGAGCTGATAGGAGCCAATTTCTAGATAAGGAACTTCTTTAAGCATGTGCAACAAGGAAACACTCTAAAGTCGTCAGATTAGCTGTGGTTATCTGGTACGGGCAGGGTTCTTTACAGTTCACTACTTTTCTttgtaaagttaaattttaattttccttgaaaaaaaattaaataaagttttttttagaaaaaacttatttatttttttttataaatttaattatattgttCAACCTTTAGtacaatttaattatattttactttgaatttttgttggCCATATTAGAGAGGCTTGACTGTAAATGCCAAGGGGCTCTCACTTTTCGTCATAACGAATTATTTTAGAGCTAAAATCAAAGTACAATTAAATCCGCGATCAAAACAAATACAGTCACAACTAAAGTTTCCTATAAGGAATGTACCGAAAAGAAACTGCACACTTTTAATTGTGAAAAGCTCTCAGTGGGAGCCTTCGATCATGCCATGCGGTGCACCGTTAGAAAGCTCTATTAATTCTGCGTTGTTTGTATGTTCTCTTTTCACTATTTGTTTTGCACATTTCGCAATGCCTCGTATTGAAGAACACGTCCGTCAAAAAATTGTGCACAATTACTGCACAGAAAACGGTGTTTCGTACCGAAACTTAGCCAAACGCTATAAAGTAAGCGTTAATAGTGTTAAGAATATTattatcaaatttgggaagaCATGTTCTCTAAAAGATTTGCCAAAAACTGGCAGAAAAAAAGGTCCAAGGGATGCCAGCGTCGATAAGAAGGTGCTAGCTTTAATTGAGAAAAATCCCACGACGTCAGTTCgagatttggccaaaaaagcgCGAACGAGTGTAAGTATGGTGCAGCGCATAAAACAACGGCATGGCCTAAAGacttataaaaaacaaaaagtgccaaaaaaaagtttgcgcCAACAAGAAGTCGGCAAAACGAGAGTACGCAAGCTTTATGATCGCTTGCTCACTGAGGCAGTGGAATGCGTCGTAATGGACGACGAAACATATGTAAAATTGGACGCAAAAACATTACCAGGCccccaattttacacaaaagCCAAAGGTGAAACAATTAGCGACTCGGTCACCAAAATAGAAGTGGACAAATTTGGGGAGAAAGTCCTGATATGGCAGGCAATTTGCACATGTGGCCTAAAAACCAGCCCATTTTTCACAAATGGCACAATAAACGCAGAGGTTTACCAAAAAGAGTGCATTAAAAAACGTTTAATACCGTTTTATAGAAAGCACAACGTGTCGACAATATTTTGGCCAGACTTAGCGTCAGCGCACTATGCCCGGTCAACATTGGCGCTCCTTGAGGCGGAGAACatcaagtttgtttcaaaagAGGAGAACCCACCAAATTGCCCAGAGCTGCGTCCCATTGAGAGATATTGGGCCATCGTTAAgcgaaatttaataaaaaatggtaGTCTCTCCCAAAATAacaaagaaatgaaaaaaaactgGATGCGTGCAGCCGGCAAGGTCACCAAGGAGGGTGTGCAGAACCTGATGAGAGGAGTTAAGCAAAAAATTCGCTTAAAAATAagaagttaattttttttaaattctgtttataaaaattgaaagtttAAGTTTTGCtataaaaagaacaaaaagaaaaattgaaatcgaatcaaaaacatgaaagttaTAGTAGAAAGAAAGTGTGCAGTTTCTTTTCGGTACATTCCTTATCTTTATATATCTTATGTGTGTCATACTGAGTGTGTGCAGGAATGTGTCACAgcagctgtttttttttgtgtgtagaACCCTTGAGTATTGATTTTCCAAGGGGGGCGGACatcaaaatttccaaaaataatcatgtaaataaaaaacaccTGACTTTATTCGGACTGTTCCCTTGAGgagttttatttgaaaacaGGAGGAAAAAACATAACACTCCAAAGTGGCAATATAATGCCGGCAAAAACGCATCTTGTTATATAATTTTGCGGGCTTCTGAGGGACTCGCAAGGAAAAGTAAACTCATACGGCTCTTTTTGGCGCACTGGCGGACACTTCCTTTTATGCCAATGGCGTAACTTTTTGAGCTTAGCTTTCTGAAATTCGCTTACCTGACTGCCGAGAACAACAATTTGGGGCAATTGTATTGAGTCGGAGCCGACCGTGTTGAAGACATCCTGCAACTTATTTATAACTGGAATAAGAGCCTCCATTTTGTGTGTCCCGTGTGCTAGAGGTGCTGCTGAACGCGTTCGAATCGATTGCCTGTTTATTCCACGCACATTAAGgctattttattgttttttttttggttgacGCGAGTACCTAAATAAAATTTGCAATTTCCAGGGCTGCACTGCGAATTTGTTCTGAGCTGGCGGGCTGCCACATCGTCGAAATTTGTTTGCCGTGCGCGTACATCAAATAGGTCGGGCAACCCCTGAAAAGCTTTCGCAAAGTGGCAGCgcattttcaaatataaacttttcTTCATTTGAACGCTTGAAGCTATTATctgttatttaatatatatttatacccttgcagagggtattataattttggtcaaaagtgtgcaacgcagtgaaggagacatctccgaccctataaagtatatatattcttgatcaggatcacctcctgagttgatatgagcatgtccgtctgtccgtctgtccgtctgtctgtccgtctgtctgtttctacgcgaactagtctctcagttttaaagctatcgtcttgaaactttgcacacatccttctttcctttgcacgcagtatataagtcggaacggcccggatcggtcgactatatcctatagctgccatataactgattgatcggaaatggtataactttggtgtttttaaagttagagagttcaaattttaggtgagagctttttttggcaacctaatacgacatgccaaatttcataaggatcggccgactatatcctatagctgccatataactgaacgatcggaaatgacccaactttcgtgtttttgatgatagaaagctggcacttggtacacattctatttttggtcagtttatccgatctaccaaatttcataacgatcggttgactatatcttatagctgacatataactgtacgatcggaaatggtatttggtagaaatatcaactttcgtatttttgaagatagaagcttgagactttttttagattttgtattgtaataaattggattatatattcatattcccataaggatcggccaactatatccgatgtttgcgatatatatccggttttagctgcaagggtatatcaacttcggctccgcccgaagttagctttgctttcttgtttttctataattttgtaagCTAGGTGCCTATTCTTTAACTAAGttcttacattttttaatttttaaatacgtTTTTTGTTCAATTATGATGAGCATAGGGCTCTTGGGAAAATgggaataaatttttattttatttaatacgaTAAATTTTTCGAACCAACATGATCTAGCTccggggaaaaaaaaaatcaatttaccCAATTTACCCAACGaggaaatttcaaaaaaacccCATGCtcgtttaaaaaatttaacaaagtGGCAGGCAACAATAGATTTCTCCGTTCCACTGGCCCGTCAATAGTT
This region of Drosophila bipectinata strain 14024-0381.07 chromosome 2L, DbipHiC1v2, whole genome shotgun sequence genomic DNA includes:
- the Drp1 gene encoding dynamin-1-like protein isoform X1 gives rise to the protein MEALIPVINKLQDVFNTVGSDSIQLPQIVVLGSQSSGKSSVIESVVGRSFLPRGTGIVTRRPLVLQLIYCPLDDREHRSAENGTSNAEEWGRFLHSKKCYTDFDEIRKEIENETERAAGNNKGICPEPINLKIFSTNVVNLTLVDLPGITKVPVGDQPEDIEAQIKDLVLKYIENPNSIILAVTAANTDMATSEALKLAKDVDPDGRRTLAVVTKLDLMDAGTDAIDILCGRVIPVKLGIIGVMNRSQKDIMDQKHIDEQMKDEAAFLQRKYPTLATRNGTPYLAKTLNRLLMHHIRDCLPDLKTRVNIMSTQFQSLLNSYGEDVSDKSQTLLQIITKFASAYCSTIEGTARNIETTELCGGARICYIFHETFGRTLDSIHPLAGLSKMDILTAIRNATGPRPALFVPEVSFELLVKRQIRRLEEPSLRCVELIHEEMQRIVQHCGNEVQQEMMRFPKLHEKIVDVVTQLLRRRLPATNVMVENIVAIELAYINTKHPDFHKDAALVPSLLKTDNDPYSQMNLGSQRRANTPRNHMSPQVSASQQQQLQNNQHQQQNDAHEQNHVGENSTASTWLSNILPPAPIRPDSIENSASNTPVHNNIVSPVKPVNLLPDVPANHNPRRLTDKEQKDCDVIERLIKSYFYIVRKSIQDSVPKAIMHFLVNYVKDNLQSELVTHLYKSDRAETLLNESDHIAVRRKEAADMLKALTRANHIISEIRETHMW